In a genomic window of Gloeocapsopsis dulcis:
- a CDS encoding DUF2267 domain-containing protein, whose protein sequence is MPIPIREDIVYIILNRINDSGQGMHEVKFEESDFFPGIQITKAELLGHCDYLNQTQYIKAEFSGNAYANQEDVPSTVDTKEFDFRVANSFGAEDGPLPHFITFESAELTEKGKRMLEKMEANPPKSLKEGVSVPIATKDMPFLEKIMIKGGLEDIFDTRDVVEVVYRVMRDLMPTDAIERVEGELHEEALPTEDKALQMEIADLWKDTNPIVGFLSRVRPPFKKHHGPGLFNIDDDRFLFRVKNESPMAATGYDIDREQVVTAVFSATKEELSEERIKEIAEYLPGKVRQLWEEA, encoded by the coding sequence ATGCCAATTCCCATTAGAGAAGATATTGTTTACATCATCCTCAATAGAATTAACGATAGTGGTCAAGGAATGCATGAAGTTAAATTTGAGGAAAGTGACTTTTTCCCAGGCATACAGATTACAAAAGCTGAATTATTAGGTCATTGCGATTATCTCAATCAAACGCAGTACATCAAGGCAGAATTTTCAGGAAATGCCTACGCCAATCAAGAAGACGTTCCTAGTACAGTTGACACTAAAGAATTTGACTTTAGAGTTGCTAATTCTTTTGGTGCAGAAGATGGTCCTTTACCACATTTCATTACCTTTGAGTCGGCAGAACTGACAGAAAAGGGTAAGCGAATGCTGGAAAAAATGGAGGCAAATCCACCTAAATCGCTTAAAGAAGGCGTATCAGTTCCCATTGCAACAAAAGATATGCCTTTTCTAGAAAAGATAATGATTAAAGGAGGTCTAGAAGATATCTTCGACACAAGGGATGTTGTTGAGGTCGTTTACCGTGTCATGCGTGACTTGATGCCAACAGATGCTATCGAGCGTGTAGAAGGTGAACTACATGAAGAAGCATTACCCACAGAAGACAAAGCTCTACAGATGGAAATTGCGGATCTTTGGAAAGATACTAACCCAATTGTTGGATTTCTGAGTAGAGTTCGTCCACCTTTTAAAAAGCACCACGGTCCTGGTCTATTTAATATTGATGATGACCGCTTTTTATTCCGAGTCAAAAATGAATCTCCAATGGCAGCAACAGGTTACGATATAGACCGCGAACAAGTAGTTACAGCTGTATTTTCTGCAACTAAAGAGGAATTATCGGAAGAACGAATCAAAGAAATTGCTGAATATTTACCTGGAAAAGTTCGTCAACTTTGGGAAGAAGCTTAA
- a CDS encoding glyoxalase-like domain protein — MSFLLSPLTVGAFFPGLDTLFSTQGIMIMLLAAYAGAMWLFLTSAPKVHTVMVSDMEIARQLYEGLLDLPAADVPLHYYYNYEQTIGAAGIDPLYMSASPGIGTTRSLNAPDGLWYQLKKNTQLHVVSGAGLGQKNQQRHVCFDRDCLEQILMRVEVRGLKHKILSQKPLTFLVKDLEGRVIELAEVSN; from the coding sequence ATGTCTTTCTTACTTTCGCCTTTGACTGTAGGTGCTTTTTTCCCAGGACTCGATACCTTGTTCTCCACACAAGGAATCATGATCATGCTGCTAGCCGCCTATGCAGGTGCGATGTGGCTATTTCTCACCAGTGCGCCTAAAGTACACACTGTTATGGTGTCAGATATGGAAATAGCTAGACAGTTGTATGAAGGGCTGCTTGACTTACCAGCTGCTGATGTGCCGCTACACTATTACTACAACTATGAGCAAACCATTGGTGCAGCAGGAATTGACCCATTGTACATGTCTGCTAGTCCAGGAATTGGTACAACTCGTAGTTTAAATGCTCCTGATGGGCTGTGGTATCAACTTAAGAAAAATACTCAATTGCACGTAGTATCTGGTGCTGGTTTGGGTCAAAAGAATCAGCAACGTCATGTTTGCTTTGACCGCGACTGTCTAGAACAAATCTTAATGCGGGTAGAAGTTCGTGGATTGAAACATAAAATTCTCAGCCAAAAGCCGTTAACCTTTTTGGTCAAAGATCTAGAAGGACGTGTCATCGAGTTAGCTGAAGTGTCTAATTAG
- the lysS gene encoding lysine--tRNA ligase: MSADQSSNSQSTSSLEEIRAARLEKVAQLKQLGMNPYAYRWEVTHHAAQLQEKFADLSSGEEVDVEVAIAGRILARRVFGKLAFFSLQDETGTIQLYLDKKRIQQGMASTDSDAFNHLKQLTDVGDILGAKGTIKKTEKGELSINVSEYAILTKSLLPLPDKWHGLTDTEKRYRQRYVDLIVNPEVQQTFRRRAQITARIRHYLEAQGFIEIETPVLQAEAGGADARPFITYHNTLEMELYLRIATELHLKRMIVGGFEKVFELGRIFRNEGVSTRHNPEFTSVEVYQAYGDYNDMMALTEDLITTVAQEVLGTLQITYQGEAIDLTPPWRRVTMHDLVKESTGIDFTTFSSLEEAKVAAANAGIEIAECDSIGKVLNEAFEQKAESRLIQPTFVLDYPVEISPLAKPHRSKPGLVERFELFIVGRETANGFSELTDPIDQRQRLEAQAARKAAGDLEAQGVDEDFITALEYGMPPTVGLGIGIDRLVMLLTDCASIRDAIAFPLLKSASSLLKKYDYDPARKLLQIEFKNGSIYNYQDVPADIAQGLEHEASQGHYFNECIRGKFAYDQVRLKSES; this comes from the coding sequence ATGTCTGCCGATCAGTCTTCAAATTCTCAAAGTACCTCAAGTTTAGAAGAAATCCGTGCTGCGCGTTTAGAAAAAGTTGCCCAACTCAAGCAACTAGGGATGAATCCTTACGCTTACCGCTGGGAAGTTACACATCATGCAGCACAACTCCAAGAAAAATTTGCTGATTTATCAAGTGGTGAAGAAGTTGATGTTGAAGTGGCGATCGCCGGTCGTATTCTTGCACGTCGCGTCTTTGGTAAACTTGCTTTTTTCAGCTTGCAAGATGAAACTGGCACAATTCAACTATACCTGGATAAAAAAAGAATCCAGCAAGGCATGGCAAGTACCGATTCTGATGCTTTTAATCACTTGAAGCAGCTAACGGATGTGGGAGACATTCTAGGAGCCAAAGGTACCATCAAGAAGACGGAAAAAGGCGAATTATCAATCAATGTCAGCGAGTACGCGATTCTGACAAAATCTTTGTTGCCTTTACCAGATAAATGGCATGGTCTCACGGATACCGAAAAGCGCTATCGTCAGCGATATGTTGATTTAATTGTCAACCCAGAAGTACAGCAAACTTTTCGTCGTCGCGCTCAAATTACTGCGAGAATTCGTCATTATTTGGAAGCCCAAGGTTTTATTGAAATTGAAACTCCTGTACTACAAGCTGAAGCGGGAGGTGCGGATGCGCGTCCGTTTATCACTTACCACAATACGCTGGAAATGGAGTTGTATTTGCGAATTGCTACCGAACTACACCTCAAGCGGATGATTGTGGGCGGGTTTGAAAAAGTCTTCGAGTTAGGACGCATTTTTCGTAATGAAGGCGTTTCGACACGCCATAACCCAGAATTTACCTCGGTAGAAGTTTACCAAGCTTATGGTGACTACAATGACATGATGGCGCTGACGGAGGATCTGATTACTACTGTGGCGCAAGAGGTCTTGGGTACACTGCAAATTACGTACCAAGGTGAGGCTATTGATTTAACTCCTCCCTGGCGGCGCGTGACGATGCACGATTTGGTTAAGGAATCTACAGGAATCGATTTCACTACATTTTCTTCGCTTGAAGAGGCAAAGGTCGCGGCGGCGAATGCTGGAATTGAGATAGCAGAATGTGATTCGATTGGTAAAGTTCTTAACGAAGCGTTTGAGCAAAAAGCCGAATCTCGCCTGATTCAGCCGACTTTTGTTCTCGATTATCCTGTAGAAATTTCACCGTTAGCGAAGCCGCATCGTTCTAAGCCTGGTTTGGTTGAGCGATTTGAATTGTTTATTGTGGGTAGAGAGACAGCAAACGGGTTCTCTGAGTTAACTGATCCAATCGATCAACGGCAACGACTTGAAGCCCAAGCAGCGCGTAAAGCAGCCGGAGATCTAGAAGCGCAGGGCGTTGATGAAGATTTTATCACCGCTTTAGAGTACGGAATGCCGCCAACTGTTGGCTTAGGCATTGGGATTGACCGCTTAGTCATGTTGTTGACGGATTGTGCGAGTATTCGTGATGCGATCGCTTTTCCGTTACTTAAATCCGCTAGCAGTTTGCTCAAAAAATACGATTACGATCCCGCCAGAAAACTTCTCCAAATTGAATTCAAAAATGGCAGCATCTACAACTACCAAGATGTTCCCGCTGATATTGCTCAAGGCTTAGAACACGAAGCCTCTCAAGGACACTATTTCAACGAGTGTATTCGCGGTAAATTTGCCTACGACCAAGTGCGGCTGAAAAGTGAGTCGTGA
- a CDS encoding helicase C-terminal domain-containing protein has translation MIEAEVHYSLHNFLRSQGEAAWHHHLTMARLVARGLRLKRSALIQVGAGSGYQGRYRLSYLAPALMWQEPVIIVASEKVQQQLLRVEIPPLQQWLQTDKKILTGDAWAYDDFQGLLIVSPAAWLAAQLAGKGFPTNIPTILDGVDDLEMWTRTQLTASIHTGDWDELMLACPQQVEAIRNARVQLTKAVFQHPINPYECYLCSHQEQEILDSLYQSLEISCIEDKAQRHSEDQFEQIAISSHDLWVPTAWRKFWQRPRDNQLLWATISRSQGLFSLHSTPVEVASALAPIWSRQPVVLIGSALDQEAEASIYRRNLGLGELTCLKFSDDRRENLIQLYLPDRLPLPNTPEFQTAFIEKVHSLLSLTVASPGTTVILVGDVPLKAQVGTTLAAEFGSRVQVEKTTLDERGILVTGWDFWRQHQSEFPTPQLLIIATLPLPSLENPLVAGRVAYYKHKHQDWFRFYLLPTALNELARAIAPVRDRQGVVALLDSRVLHRSYGSQVLAALSPMARIDYLDSSFLSPTN, from the coding sequence GTGATTGAAGCAGAAGTCCACTACTCACTGCATAACTTCCTGCGATCGCAAGGCGAAGCTGCTTGGCATCATCATTTAACGATGGCGCGGTTGGTAGCACGAGGGTTGCGGCTAAAGCGTAGTGCTTTAATTCAAGTTGGGGCTGGTAGTGGCTATCAAGGGCGATATCGCCTGAGTTATCTTGCTCCTGCCTTGATGTGGCAAGAACCTGTGATTATCGTCGCTTCTGAAAAAGTGCAGCAGCAATTGTTGCGTGTTGAAATTCCGCCACTCCAGCAGTGGTTGCAAACTGATAAAAAAATTCTCACAGGTGATGCTTGGGCTTACGATGATTTTCAGGGATTACTCATTGTCTCTCCTGCAGCGTGGCTAGCAGCACAGTTGGCAGGAAAAGGATTCCCTACCAATATTCCTACAATTCTCGATGGTGTAGATGACCTGGAAATGTGGACTCGAACTCAACTCACGGCAAGTATTCACACTGGTGATTGGGATGAATTGATGCTCGCTTGTCCCCAGCAGGTAGAAGCTATTCGGAATGCACGAGTACAACTGACAAAAGCTGTTTTTCAACATCCGATTAATCCTTACGAGTGCTATCTATGTTCGCATCAAGAACAAGAAATTCTCGATAGTCTTTATCAAAGCCTAGAAATAAGTTGTATAGAAGATAAAGCACAACGACATAGCGAAGATCAATTTGAGCAAATCGCTATCTCCTCACACGACCTCTGGGTGCCAACTGCTTGGCGTAAATTTTGGCAACGCCCACGCGACAATCAACTACTCTGGGCAACAATTTCACGCTCTCAAGGTTTATTTTCCTTGCACTCTACACCTGTAGAAGTTGCGTCTGCACTCGCCCCAATCTGGTCTAGACAACCGGTTGTTTTAATTGGAAGTGCGTTGGATCAAGAAGCTGAGGCTTCTATCTATCGCAGAAACTTGGGTTTGGGCGAATTGACTTGTCTAAAGTTTTCCGACGATCGCCGTGAGAACCTCATTCAACTTTATTTACCCGATCGCTTACCTTTACCAAATACACCAGAATTTCAAACTGCATTCATTGAGAAAGTGCATTCGCTTCTTAGCTTAACCGTTGCATCTCCTGGAACAACTGTCATTTTGGTGGGGGATGTACCTCTTAAAGCACAAGTCGGTACAACTTTGGCTGCAGAATTTGGTTCGCGCGTACAAGTTGAGAAAACGACTTTAGATGAACGCGGAATTTTAGTGACTGGTTGGGACTTTTGGCGACAGCATCAAAGTGAATTTCCAACTCCACAATTATTGATCATTGCCACGTTACCTCTCCCTTCTTTAGAAAACCCTCTAGTCGCGGGTCGAGTTGCTTACTACAAGCACAAGCATCAAGATTGGTTTCGTTTCTACCTGCTACCAACTGCTTTAAATGAATTAGCACGTGCGATCGCCCCAGTTCGCGATCGCCAAGGTGTAGTTGCCTTGCTCGACAGCAGAGTATTACACCGCAGTTATGGCTCTCAAGTTCTAGCTGCTCTTAGCCCTATGGCAAGAATTGATTATTTAGATTCCAGTTTTCTTTCTCCAACCAATTAA
- a CDS encoding DUF2839 domain-containing protein, whose translation MGEAKRRKAVLGENYGKEAQILPWLPITKSQAQQFSKWSNRGAWFGIGFLVISWVTIRFIGPAFGWWQVI comes from the coding sequence ATGGGCGAAGCAAAGCGTCGTAAAGCAGTATTGGGGGAGAACTACGGTAAAGAAGCTCAAATCTTACCCTGGCTTCCTATCACGAAAAGTCAAGCCCAACAATTTAGCAAGTGGAGCAATCGCGGTGCTTGGTTTGGTATTGGCTTTCTAGTTATTTCGTGGGTCACTATTCGGTTTATTGGTCCAGCTTTTGGCTGGTGGCAAGTGATCTAG
- a CDS encoding DUF1815 family protein, with amino-acid sequence MFLRLAEQHRQYVQDLVMNLQALATVLERRGYLASCYTCGGQMSSASFMVSLGDSHLIRFLVSDYGITWTEMRDDRELMKLEGAEAISQLQELANLIKHSVSPSESPTLLSKKSLERHSKPVSFT; translated from the coding sequence GTGTTTCTCAGATTAGCAGAACAACACCGACAATATGTTCAGGATCTCGTGATGAATCTACAAGCTCTGGCAACCGTGTTAGAGCGACGTGGATACCTGGCATCATGTTACACCTGTGGCGGGCAAATGAGCAGCGCCTCATTTATGGTTAGCTTGGGAGATAGCCATTTGATCCGGTTTCTCGTGTCCGATTATGGCATCACTTGGACCGAGATGCGTGACGATCGGGAACTTATGAAGTTAGAGGGTGCTGAAGCGATTAGTCAGTTACAAGAACTTGCTAATCTAATCAAACATTCGGTTTCCCCTAGTGAATCACCAACATTGCTTAGCAAAAAAAGTTTAGAGCGGCACTCTAAACCTGTTAGTTTCACCTAG
- the recA gene encoding recombinase RecA — translation MAIDTTDTSGKQKALNLVLNQIERSFGKGAIMRLGDATRMRVETISTGALTLDLALGGGLPKGRVIEVYGPESSGKTTVALHAVAEVQKNGGVAAFVDAEHALDPTYAAALGVDIANLLVSQPDTGEAALEIVDQLVRSAAVDIVVIDSVAALVPRAEIEGEMGDAHVGLQARLMSQALRKITGNIGKSGCTVIFLNQLRQKIGVTYGNPETTTGGNALKFYASVRLDIRRIQTLKKGTEEFGNRVKVKVAKNKVAPPFRVAEFDIVFGKGVSTLGCVIDLAEETGVVVRKGAWYSYNGDNIAQGRDNAIKYLEENIELAQQIQQIVRDKLEMGAVVSANSVGETEDEAELDADE, via the coding sequence ATGGCTATTGATACAACTGATACATCCGGAAAGCAAAAAGCCCTGAACTTGGTGCTAAACCAAATTGAACGCAGCTTCGGCAAAGGGGCAATCATGCGTCTTGGCGATGCCACTCGAATGCGGGTGGAAACAATTTCCACGGGCGCATTAACCCTAGACTTAGCTTTGGGCGGTGGTTTACCTAAAGGGCGAGTTATCGAAGTTTATGGTCCAGAAAGTTCTGGTAAAACCACAGTAGCGCTGCACGCAGTTGCAGAAGTGCAAAAGAATGGTGGTGTTGCTGCATTTGTTGATGCGGAACACGCCCTCGATCCTACCTACGCTGCTGCACTGGGAGTTGATATTGCCAATTTACTGGTTTCTCAACCCGATACAGGAGAAGCGGCTTTAGAAATTGTTGACCAGCTAGTCCGCTCGGCGGCTGTAGACATCGTCGTAATAGACTCAGTAGCGGCACTTGTCCCCCGTGCTGAAATTGAAGGCGAGATGGGTGACGCGCATGTTGGTCTTCAAGCCCGTTTGATGAGCCAGGCGTTAAGGAAAATCACAGGTAATATTGGTAAATCTGGCTGTACTGTCATATTTCTCAACCAGTTGCGCCAAAAGATCGGTGTTACTTATGGCAACCCCGAAACAACTACTGGTGGTAACGCACTAAAGTTTTATGCTTCAGTTCGACTCGACATTCGCCGGATTCAAACCTTGAAAAAAGGTACTGAAGAGTTTGGTAATCGTGTCAAAGTTAAAGTTGCTAAAAACAAAGTTGCACCACCTTTTCGAGTGGCAGAATTTGATATTGTGTTTGGCAAAGGTGTTTCAACTCTAGGCTGTGTTATCGACCTGGCAGAGGAAACTGGCGTTGTTGTTCGTAAGGGAGCTTGGTATAGCTACAACGGCGATAATATTGCTCAAGGTCGTGATAATGCCATCAAATATCTAGAAGAAAATATTGAACTAGCACAGCAAATTCAGCAGATAGTTCGAGACAAACTGGAAATGGGAGCAGTTGTTTCTGCTAATTCAGTTGGAGAAACTGAAGATGAAGCAGAATTGGATGCTGACGAATAG
- the xseA gene encoding exodeoxyribonuclease VII large subunit — MTFYQADLVTDTAISVAGLTAYIQALLEENAQLHHIWVIGEVSSANQHSKGLFFTLQDTEGKAAINCVVWHSHIDKLTQIPQRGEQLIVLGSLRLFPQRGQYQLTVWQALPAGDGLQALRYRQLRNRLEAEGLFAIERKRSLPIHPQTIAVVSSPAGAAWGDIQKTLRSRYPGVRVLFSPALVQGEQAPGSIARAIARVAEDGRAEVLILARGGGAVEELACFNDEQVVRAIAQCSIPVITGIGHQRDESLADLVADICVHTPTAAAEQVVPELQELYLEHQQRVTTLCAVMDQQLEKAENQLQEFKIRLQRLRLEQKILQEMQLLASKRQQVIARTKQQLQQATLRCQFLEQKLATLDPRSVLKRGYAVVRQEQGAIARNADGLAIGQKLLIQLSKGQVKVEVREIID, encoded by the coding sequence ATGACTTTTTATCAAGCTGATTTAGTGACGGACACTGCAATTTCTGTAGCTGGATTAACCGCGTATATTCAGGCGCTGTTAGAAGAAAATGCTCAGTTACACCACATTTGGGTCATTGGTGAAGTTTCTAGTGCTAATCAGCACTCTAAAGGGCTGTTTTTTACACTGCAAGATACCGAAGGCAAAGCCGCGATTAACTGTGTGGTGTGGCACAGTCACATAGACAAACTGACACAAATACCTCAACGCGGAGAACAGTTGATTGTTTTGGGAAGTTTGCGGCTATTTCCCCAAAGAGGACAGTATCAGTTAACGGTATGGCAAGCCCTACCAGCTGGCGATGGTTTACAAGCTTTACGTTATCGCCAGCTACGTAACCGATTAGAAGCCGAAGGGTTATTTGCCATTGAACGCAAGCGATCGCTTCCAATCCATCCTCAGACAATTGCGGTTGTTTCTTCCCCTGCGGGTGCTGCATGGGGTGATATTCAAAAAACACTCCGCAGTCGTTATCCAGGGGTGCGCGTATTATTCTCTCCAGCTTTAGTTCAAGGCGAGCAAGCACCAGGCTCAATCGCAAGGGCAATTGCACGAGTAGCAGAAGATGGTAGAGCAGAAGTCTTAATTTTGGCGCGGGGCGGTGGTGCGGTTGAAGAACTAGCTTGCTTTAATGATGAACAAGTGGTGAGGGCGATCGCACAATGCTCGATTCCGGTGATTACAGGTATTGGTCATCAACGCGATGAATCTTTGGCTGACTTAGTTGCCGATATTTGCGTCCATACTCCCACAGCAGCAGCGGAACAAGTTGTGCCTGAATTGCAAGAGCTTTATCTGGAACACCAGCAAAGAGTGACAACTTTGTGTGCAGTGATGGATCAGCAGCTAGAGAAGGCAGAAAATCAGCTACAGGAATTTAAAATCCGTTTGCAGCGTTTGCGCTTGGAGCAAAAAATTCTCCAAGAAATGCAGTTATTAGCATCGAAGCGTCAACAAGTTATCGCTAGGACAAAGCAGCAATTACAGCAAGCAACTCTACGCTGCCAGTTTTTAGAGCAGAAGTTAGCGACTCTCGATCCTAGGTCAGTGTTAAAGCGAGGGTACGCTGTAGTCAGACAAGAGCAGGGAGCGATCGCGCGTAATGCTGACGGCTTAGCAATAGGGCAGAAACTATTAATTCAGTTGAGTAAAGGTCAAGTTAAAGTCGAAGTAAGAGAAATCATTGATTAA
- the xseB gene encoding exodeoxyribonuclease VII small subunit, with product MGRRGKVANSESVDTTLKPDWNYEAKVAEVEKIIAQIEAGELELEEVFEQFTAAVEYLRQCETFLQQRQQQVDLLIETLSDEPV from the coding sequence ATGGGTAGACGTGGTAAGGTTGCTAATTCTGAATCAGTAGATACAACACTCAAGCCTGATTGGAATTATGAAGCTAAGGTTGCTGAAGTAGAAAAAATTATTGCGCAAATTGAAGCTGGAGAGTTGGAATTAGAAGAGGTCTTTGAGCAATTTACGGCAGCTGTTGAGTATTTACGGCAATGCGAAACTTTTCTCCAACAACGACAGCAGCAAGTAGATTTATTGATTGAAACGTTAAGTGATGAACCCGTGTAG